The DNA window GACATAATTAATCCTCAAACAACAGAGATGTTTTTTGTAAAATAGAATACAGTCAGGATGAATATGAAGTATAAAGAGGCGGTGATGATTTCTGATAATTCCACAGGTCTTTTTGCATCAAACATCATCATTCTGCCGTTATAACATCTGGAATCCATGGCAAGATACAGTTTTTCACCCTGTTCCCATGACCGTAAAAAAAGCGTACTTACAAGCATACTGAATGAATATATCGAACTTTTCACATCTTTATATCCAAGCCTGATGGTCTGGGCGTATTTAATGGACATCGCCACATCCAGAAATACGAATATATAACGGTAAATCAGCATTGATAGCTCTATAAATGATTCAGGAAGCCGGGTTTTTTTTAGTACTGCAAACAATTCAACCATGGGGGTGGTGAACGCAAGGAAAAAGAGGCAGCACATACCGCTAAAGGTTCTTGAGACAACAAGGGCGGCCATATTTACACCTTCAGAATTTGCTATAAATGGATATCCGAATATGTTAAATGATAATATCTCACTACCTGAACCAAAAAAGAAAAAAATAACAACAGCGCCGGCAAATGCAAATCCCAACGGAGCTGTTAATATTTTAAGATATAATTTCAAGGGGGTTTTTCCCAGAAATACTGTAGCAATACTCATTGACAGTGCTATAAATAATGGTGTAACAGGAGAAGTGGATGACACTCCTACAAGTAACCCAAAAGCTACAATAATCAGTTTGAGCCAGTTGTTTCTATATCTTAAAGGGCTTATTAATGCATAGTCATCCAGCAGTGTTGTCATGTTAGGCACTCAATTAAAAAGTTAAAGCATTGCAATTGATTAGTGGCTAAGTATTAAACAGCTTTATTTAAATATTATTTGTCTGGGTTTAAAATAAAAAAAGTAAAAGTCTTTTAAAAAAAGACTTTTAAATCAGGTATTAATCATTGGACTGGTTTTTCCCTTTGCCTTTATAATATCCCATAAAGAATCCAATTATCAAAGCACCAATCGCAGCCTGGAGACCAAAGAGCAAACTTTCAATTTCTCCGGAAGGAGGTTCCCATACCGGATTGGCTATAGGGTCATAGTCAGGAGCTATCTCCTGGATGATTCCTTCTGCTTCACCATCTGCACCGCCGAAAGCTGCATCTGTGGCGGATGATACATAGAGGAATTGAGCGGTGAAAAGAACAACCAGAACAGCTACAATGATTTCCAGTTTCATGCTGTCACCCCTTTGAGTTTGCGTACACCTTCTTTACTGATTGCATTGAGTTTGATAAGAGCCTCACTTTTGAGCTGCACGATGTATTTGAATATCAGTGTTGTAACTGCACCCTCCATTATTGCAAGTGGTACTTGGGTAACAGCAAATATGCCGGCAAACGCTTTGAATGACCCTAAAATTCCACCGGCTTCAGCCGGAAATGCCAGCGATAATTGTGAAGCCGTTGCAACATACGTAGCCCAGTCAGCAAAAGTAGCCGCCAGAAATACAACTGCATAGGCATTAAAATTGAATTTCATACCTGCTTTATAGATAGCATATCCTACAAGCGGTCCTATGATACCCATGGCGAAAACATTTGCTCCAAGAGTTGTCAAACCACCGTGAGCAAGGAAAATTGCCTGATAAAGAAGGACAATTGTAGACAAGACAGCTGTAACAGCGGGTCCAAAAAGAATGGCTCCAAGCCCGGTTCCTGTAGGATGTGAACAACTACCTGTAACAGATGGTAGTTTTAGGGACGAAAGCACAAATATGAATGCACCAGCTACTGCCAACAGTGGCAGAATCTCACGTTTATGTTCCACCATTTTGTTCAGTTTATAAATACCAAACATTATTACCGGTATCGATATGGCAAACCAGAGTTGCCACCAGGGACTCGGTAAAAAACCTTCCATTATGTGCATAAATACATCACCTTTTTTAACAACTAAACTTGATTTAAATTAAGTTTTTCTGATTACTTGTATAAATTACAGGCTTCAACCTTTATTTAAACACTTTTTTTCTGGTAATAAATATTATCCAAATGGGTAATAATAATATAAAAAATAATTATTTTTGTACAATCATTATGCAATAGAGTTTGGATTGTACTTCAGGTGGGTTGGTCCTGTTGCCACCAGTTATACGTTCATTCGGATAACCCAGCTCTTCACAGGTATAAATATCTGCATTTATATCAAATTCATGAAGAACTTTTGCAACTTCATTTGGTCCAAAAGATGCATCAGGGAGCAAAAGT is part of the Methanohalobium evestigatum Z-7303 genome and encodes:
- a CDS encoding energy-coupling factor ABC transporter permease encodes the protein MHIMEGFLPSPWWQLWFAISIPVIMFGIYKLNKMVEHKREILPLLAVAGAFIFVLSSLKLPSVTGSCSHPTGTGLGAILFGPAVTAVLSTIVLLYQAIFLAHGGLTTLGANVFAMGIIGPLVGYAIYKAGMKFNFNAYAVVFLAATFADWATYVATASQLSLAFPAEAGGILGSFKAFAGIFAVTQVPLAIMEGAVTTLIFKYIVQLKSEALIKLNAISKEGVRKLKGVTA
- the cbiQ gene encoding cobalt ECF transporter T component CbiQ, with translation MTTLLDDYALISPLRYRNNWLKLIIVAFGLLVGVSSTSPVTPLFIALSMSIATVFLGKTPLKLYLKILTAPLGFAFAGAVVIFFFFGSGSEILSFNIFGYPFIANSEGVNMAALVVSRTFSGMCCLFFLAFTTPMVELFAVLKKTRLPESFIELSMLIYRYIFVFLDVAMSIKYAQTIRLGYKDVKSSIYSFSMLVSTLFLRSWEQGEKLYLAMDSRCYNGRMMMFDAKRPVELSEIITASLYFIFILTVFYFTKNISVV
- a CDS encoding energy-coupling factor ABC transporter substrate-binding protein; amino-acid sequence: MKLEIIVAVLVVLFTAQFLYVSSATDAAFGGADGEAEGIIQEIAPDYDPIANPVWEPPSGEIESLLFGLQAAIGALIIGFFMGYYKGKGKNQSND